The following proteins are co-located in the Chryseobacterium daecheongense genome:
- a CDS encoding serine hydrolase: MLKKIFLCVSIGVFSFSFAQNIDKEKLDNYFKALDSEHKVMGSFAIADHGKIIYSNAIGFSDVEARKKAALNTVYRIGSITKTFTAVLIMKAVEDKKLTLDTSLSQFFPQIKNAEKIKVENLLNHRSGIHNFTDDALYASYYLQPVSQEKLIDIIQKAGLDFEPGAQFSYSNSNYSLLGFILEKVYKKSYAKLIEEFIAKPLQLKYTKAGGKIESLENMAHSYTYENGNYVRSAETDMSVPLGAGNLVSTPSELIIFINALASGKLISRESLDKMRNFKDHYGFGLAEVPFMGKTGFGHNGGIDHFSSILYYFPDGEKTFAMISNQSNFDNNNISITALSAAYGKSFEIPNFNVVNLPESDLQKFTGTYAAAQMPMKITIFIKDKVLMAQATGQGAFPLEATSQTSFKFDAAGIVIDFDVTKRQLLILQGGNKVKFIKE, from the coding sequence ATGTTAAAAAAGATATTTCTTTGCGTTTCCATCGGAGTTTTCAGTTTCAGTTTTGCCCAGAATATTGATAAGGAAAAACTGGACAATTATTTTAAAGCCCTGGATAGCGAGCACAAGGTGATGGGAAGTTTTGCCATTGCAGATCACGGAAAAATAATTTATTCCAATGCGATTGGATTTTCTGATGTTGAGGCTAGGAAAAAAGCAGCTCTTAATACGGTTTACAGGATCGGTTCCATAACAAAGACTTTTACAGCCGTTTTGATCATGAAGGCGGTAGAGGATAAAAAGCTAACACTGGACACTTCATTAAGTCAATTCTTTCCTCAAATAAAGAACGCTGAGAAGATCAAAGTAGAAAATCTTTTAAATCATAGGAGCGGGATTCATAATTTCACTGATGATGCCTTGTATGCATCCTACTATTTACAACCTGTTTCCCAGGAAAAGCTTATCGATATTATTCAAAAGGCAGGCTTGGATTTTGAACCTGGCGCTCAATTCAGTTACAGCAACTCGAATTATTCTTTGCTGGGTTTTATTCTGGAAAAAGTTTATAAAAAATCTTACGCAAAGCTTATTGAAGAGTTTATAGCAAAACCTTTACAACTAAAATATACAAAAGCAGGAGGAAAGATAGAATCTTTAGAAAACATGGCCCATTCGTACACTTATGAAAATGGGAATTATGTAAGAAGTGCCGAAACGGATATGTCTGTTCCCTTGGGCGCAGGAAATTTGGTTTCTACTCCTTCAGAATTGATTATTTTTATAAATGCACTGGCTTCAGGAAAATTGATTTCCAGAGAAAGTTTAGATAAAATGCGTAATTTTAAAGACCATTATGGTTTTGGCCTGGCCGAAGTTCCGTTTATGGGAAAAACAGGTTTTGGGCATAACGGAGGAATAGATCATTTTAGCTCTATATTGTATTACTTCCCTGATGGCGAGAAAACTTTTGCTATGATCAGTAATCAAAGTAATTTTGACAATAATAATATTTCGATCACCGCTTTAAGTGCAGCTTATGGAAAAAGCTTTGAAATTCCGAATTTTAATGTAGTGAACCTTCCGGAAAGTGATCTTCAAAAATTTACCGGAACATACGCGGCGGCACAAATGCCGATGAAAATTACCATTTTCATTAAAGATAAAGTATTAATGGCCCAGGCAACGGGACAGGGTGCTTTTCCTTTAGAAGCAACTTCTCAAACAAGTTTTAAGTTTGATGCTGCGGGAATTGTTATTGATTTTGATGTTACAAAAAGGCAGCTTCTAATTTTGCAGGGAGGTAATAAAGTGAAATTTATTAAAGAATAA
- a CDS encoding thymidylate synthase produces MQNYLDLLQHILDNGTDKTDRTGTGTRSVFGYQLRYDLSKGFPLVTTKKVHLKSIIYELLWFLKGDTNIQYLKDNGVSIWDEWADENGDLGPVYGAQWRSWRGADNKVVDQISEVIDQIKKNPDSRRLIVSAWNVAEIPDMALAPCHALFQFYVADGKLSLQLYQRSADVFLGVPFNIASYALLLMMVAQVCDLEVGDYVHSFGDVHIYNNHFEQVQRQLLRDPRPLPTMKLNPEIKDIFDFNFEDFTLENYDPHPGIKAPVAI; encoded by the coding sequence ATGCAAAACTACTTAGACCTTTTACAGCATATTCTGGATAACGGAACAGATAAAACTGATAGAACAGGAACCGGAACAAGAAGCGTTTTCGGATATCAGCTGAGATATGATTTGTCAAAAGGTTTTCCCTTGGTAACCACCAAGAAAGTGCATTTGAAATCTATAATTTATGAATTGCTTTGGTTCTTAAAAGGAGACACCAATATCCAGTATTTAAAAGATAACGGAGTGAGCATCTGGGATGAATGGGCAGATGAAAATGGAGACTTAGGTCCTGTTTACGGAGCGCAGTGGAGAAGCTGGAGAGGTGCCGATAATAAAGTGGTTGATCAGATCTCAGAAGTGATCGATCAGATCAAAAAAAATCCTGATTCCAGAAGATTGATCGTTTCTGCGTGGAACGTAGCGGAAATTCCTGATATGGCATTAGCACCTTGCCATGCATTATTTCAATTTTACGTTGCTGACGGGAAATTGTCTTTACAACTATATCAGAGAAGTGCTGATGTATTCCTTGGAGTTCCTTTTAATATTGCAAGCTATGCTCTGTTGTTAATGATGGTGGCTCAGGTATGCGATCTTGAAGTTGGAGATTACGTCCACAGTTTTGGAGATGTCCACATTTATAATAATCATTTCGAACAGGTTCAAAGACAACTTTTGAGAGACCCAAGACCTCTTCCGACAATGAAATTAAATCCTGAAATCAAGGATATTTTCGACTTTAATTTTGAAGATTTTACATTGGAGAATTATGATCCACATCCTGGAATTAAGGCACCTGTGGCGATCTAG